In one window of Leptospira sp. GIMC2001 DNA:
- a CDS encoding type II toxin-antitoxin system HicA family toxin, with product MTGKELIKILKKDGWKLDRINGSHHILKKDDKTITVPVHSNKDIPNGTYNAILKQAGLK from the coding sequence GTGACAGGAAAAGAATTAATCAAGATTCTGAAGAAAGATGGCTGGAAGTTAGATAGAATAAATGGTTCACATCATATTCTCAAAAAAGATGATAAAACAATTACTGTTCCAGTTCACAGCAATAAAGATATTCCCAATGGAACTTATAATGCTATACTAAAACAGGCAGGTTTAAAATGA
- a CDS encoding DUF3368 domain-containing protein, whose translation MILIPDSSPLISFSILDRLDLLEKVSDQVIIPYSVYSEVSKENRKYSKELDLWSKSRVVQCKNMNTFQAFRLSLGLGESECLVLAKEIFNSVLLINDKKARKIAKLENVKFVGTLGILISAKEKGYVDLIKPLIEKLEIERIHLSKELINKALFLAIEK comes from the coding sequence TTGATTTTAATTCCAGATTCATCTCCGTTAATTTCATTCTCGATATTGGATCGTTTAGATCTGTTGGAGAAAGTTTCAGATCAAGTCATAATACCTTATTCAGTATATTCTGAGGTATCCAAGGAAAACAGAAAATACAGTAAAGAATTAGATCTGTGGTCTAAGAGTCGTGTTGTTCAATGTAAAAACATGAATACTTTTCAAGCTTTCAGATTGTCACTTGGACTGGGAGAATCCGAATGTCTTGTACTTGCTAAGGAAATTTTTAACTCAGTTTTACTAATTAATGATAAAAAAGCCAGAAAAATTGCAAAATTAGAGAATGTTAAGTTTGTAGGAACTTTGGGAATTCTTATTTCAGCCAAAGAGAAAGGATATGTTGATCTTATAAAACCATTGATAGAGAAATTAGAAATCGAAAGAATTCATTTATCGAAAGAGTTGATTAACAAAGCATTATTTTTAGCAATCGAAAAATAA
- a CDS encoding transposase — MYQGPKDYPHEFKIQSLKRYLENGCRCNFTAKELGIPESTLRGWRTKYMAEVKQEIKPNKKGKKDYESLLIEKEKRIQQLEAENLILKKSIGIFTRDPQQK; from the coding sequence ATGTATCAAGGACCCAAAGACTACCCTCATGAGTTCAAAATCCAATCACTGAAACGGTATTTGGAAAATGGATGTAGGTGTAATTTTACTGCCAAAGAATTAGGAATACCAGAATCTACCCTTAGAGGTTGGAGAACGAAATATATGGCTGAAGTGAAACAAGAAATTAAGCCCAATAAAAAGGGGAAGAAAGATTATGAAAGTTTACTTATTGAAAAAGAAAAGAGAATCCAGCAATTAGAAGCTGAGAATTTAATTTTAAAAAAGTCAATAGGCATTTTCACAAGAGACCCACAACAAAAATAG
- a CDS encoding type II toxin-antitoxin system HicB family antitoxin, whose amino-acid sequence MKIYYPAIIKFDLNDKVFNVEFPDLPGCITFGDTEENAISNAQEALTGYLESIDSRKLSIPEPSKMKGKYIKFITPEKNVSFAIWLKKNREKQGLSQKQIAAKLNIAYQTYQRFEDPHKSNPTLKNIIRLEEVFHENLLEV is encoded by the coding sequence ATGAAAATATATTATCCAGCAATTATTAAGTTTGATTTAAATGACAAAGTTTTTAATGTCGAATTCCCTGATTTACCAGGTTGTATTACTTTTGGCGATACAGAAGAGAATGCTATTTCTAATGCTCAGGAAGCACTAACTGGATACTTAGAATCCATTGATTCTAGAAAGCTAAGTATACCGGAGCCATCAAAGATGAAAGGAAAATATATTAAATTTATTACTCCAGAAAAGAATGTATCATTCGCAATATGGCTTAAGAAAAATAGGGAAAAACAAGGTTTAAGTCAAAAACAAATAGCTGCGAAGCTAAATATTGCATACCAGACTTATCAACGATTTGAAGATCCTCATAAATCAAACCCGACATTAAAGAATATTATTAGACTTGAAGAAGTATTCCATGAAAATCTTCTTGAAGTATAA
- a CDS encoding UPF0175 family protein, with the protein MSLLNIEIPDHLIIALNENEDNLKNDLLFEFARSLVQKGKLSISQGAEFSSMKLNDFMNKLSLSGVSVIDYDSADLENELEVLK; encoded by the coding sequence ATGAGTCTTCTTAATATAGAAATTCCAGATCACTTAATTATTGCGCTTAATGAGAATGAAGATAATTTAAAAAATGACTTATTGTTTGAATTTGCTCGAAGCTTAGTTCAAAAAGGAAAACTATCTATCTCACAAGGCGCTGAATTTTCATCAATGAAATTGAATGACTTCATGAATAAATTATCTCTCAGCGGGGTTTCAGTGATTGATTACGATTCAGCTGATTTGGAAAATGAATTAGAAGTATTGAAATAA